A genome region from Triticum aestivum cultivar Chinese Spring chromosome 2B, IWGSC CS RefSeq v2.1, whole genome shotgun sequence includes the following:
- the LOC123041388 gene encoding E3 ubiquitin-protein ligase PUB23: MEGLPAQVEVPSYFLCPISMEIMRDPVTLSSGITYDRESIERWVFTDGHGECPMTKQQLGAADREPTPNHTLRRLIQGWCAVHAVERFPTPRAPIDAARVETIVDAARRGQDLLVASLKELADIVAESDCNRRCVESTPGAVAFLVSVVKKHAADETPKPLESQEDHMFGTLVGSPKASSPEDVALSILYSLRLSEGSWKRVLERGDNFLDTMASVLRRPSYLSRTHGIQLLKAAVSEMPPSQLTSASAELVEGVVSVVTDKLSGKAVKIALQVLCRLCLWGRNRVKAVEAGAVGALVELLLDECCGGSKRASELAIVVMDHLCGCAEGRLELVAHPAGLAVMARAVTRVSAAGTESAVRALHAVARHSATPAVLQEMLAVGVVGRLLFLVQTGAAGDRPRERAREMLKMHARVWRGSPCFTPELNASYPS; encoded by the coding sequence GGTGGAGGTTCCATCGTACTTCCTGTGCCCGATCTCCATGGAGATCATGCGGGACCCTGTGACGCTCTCGTCCGGGATCACCTACGACCGGGAAAGCATCGAGCGCTGGGTGTTCACCGACGGCCACGGTGAGTGCCCGATGACCAAGCAGCAGCTCGGTGCCGCCGACCGGGAGCCCACGCCCAACCACACGCTCCGCCGGCTCATCCAGGGCTGGTGCGCGGTGCACGCGGTCGAGAGGTTCCCCACCCCGCGCGCTCCCATCGATGCCGCGCGCGTGGAAACCATCGTGGACGCGGCCAGGCGGGGGCAGGACCTGCTGGTGGCGTCCCTGAAGGAGCTCGCGGACATCGTCGCCGAGAGCGATTGCAACCGGCGCTGCGTCGAGAGCACACCGGGCGCCGTGGCGTTCCTCGTGTCCGTCGTCAAGAAGCACGCCGCAGACGAGACCCCCAAGCCTTTAGAATCCCAGGAGGATCATATGTTCGGCACCCTGGTCGGGTCGCCAAAGGCGAGCTCGCCGGAGGACGTAGCTTTAAGCATTCTATATTCACTTAGACTCTCCGAGGGAAGCTGGAAGAGAGTCTTGGAACGCGGCGACAATTTCTTGGATACCATGGCGTCCGTGCTGAGGCGACCAAGCTACCTCTCACGCACGCACGGCATCCAGCTTCTCAAGGCGGCGGTTTCGGAGATGCCGCCATCGCAGCTGACCTCGGCAAGCGCCGAGCTGGTGGAGGGAGTGGTGTCGGTGGTGACAGACAAGCTTTCCGGGAAGGCAGTCAAGATCGCACTCCAGGTGCTCTGCCGGCTCTGCCTCTGGGGCCGGAACCGCGTCAAGGCCGTCGAGGCCGGCGCCGTCGGGGCACTCGTGGAGTTGCTCCTCGATGAGTGCTGTGGAGGAAGCAAGCGGGCGTCCGAGCTCGCGATCGTGGTAATGGACCATCTCTGTGGCTGCGCTGAAGGGCGTTTGGAGCTTGTGGCGCACCCGGCAGGTCTGGCGGTTATGGCGAGGGCTGTGACACGAGTGTCCGCCGCGGGGACGGAGAGCGCGGTGCGCGCCCTGCACGCGGTGGCGAGGCACTCGGCGACCCCAGCAGTGTTGCAGGAGATGCTGGCGGTCGGGGTGGTGGGGAGGCTGCTGTTCCTGGTGCAGACCGGCGCCGCCGGCGATCGGCCGAGGGAAAGGGCGAGGGAGATGCTCAAGATGCACGCCAGGGTGTGGAGAGGCTCGCCGTGCTTCACGCCAGAACTGAATGCATCCTACCCTTCTTGA